From Cucumis melo cultivar AY chromosome 1, USDA_Cmelo_AY_1.0, whole genome shotgun sequence, a single genomic window includes:
- the LOC103501249 gene encoding kiwellin-like: protein MANLVFFISLILLPHISLAISSCNGPCQTLDDCEGQLICINGVCNDDPNIGTNQCSDGGSSSSPSSDCQSIGSLNCNGESFPQYQCSPPVTSSTQATLTNNDFSEGGDGGAPSKCDESFHDNSELIVALSTGWYNGGSRCGKMIRITATNGNSVLAKVVDECDSVNGCDAEHANQPPCRNNIVDGSDAVWSTLGLNKDVGEETVTWSDA, encoded by the coding sequence ATGGCCAATTTGGTGTTTTTCATTTCTCTTATTCTTCTTCCTCACATCTCTTTAGCAATCTCTTCCTGCAATGGTCCATGTCAAACTTTAGATGATTGTGAAGGCCAATTGATTTGTATCAATGGTGTGTGCAACGATGATCCCAACATTGGCACTAACCAATGTTCTGATGGTGGATCCTCTTCGTCTCCGAGTAGTGATTGTCAATCGATTGGAAGCTTGAACTGCAATGGAGAATCCTTCCCGCAGTACCAGTGCTCACCTCCGGTGACTTCCTCAACCCAAGCTACTTTAACAAACAATGATTTTAGTGAAGGTGGAGATGGTGGAGCTCCATCAAAGTGCGATGAGAGTTTTCACGATAACTCTGAACTAATTGTAGCACTATCAACTGGTTGGTATAATGGGGGTTCAAGATGTGGAAAGATGATTAGAATCACCGCAACGAATGGAAATTCAGTATTGGCTAAGGTAGTGGATGAGTGTGACTCTGTCAATGGATGTGATGCAGAGCATGCTAATCAGCCACCATGTCGTAATAATATTGTAGATGGGTCTGATGCGGTGTGGAGCACATTAGGGTTAAATAAAGACGTGGGCGAAGAAACTGTCACATGGTCAGATGCTTAA